One genomic segment of Candidatus Neomarinimicrobiota bacterium includes these proteins:
- the kduI gene encoding 5-dehydro-4-deoxy-D-glucuronate isomerase, giving the protein MEIRYLADQVRYQQMNSQELRETFLIQDLFVQDQVSLYYTETDRCVVGSAVPVNQALRLSVGKELASDYFAERREVGIMNIGATGSVVADGTAYELRNREGLYVGRGSKEIVFHSASAEQPAKFYLLSYPAHKAYPTKKVGKQQASTVALGSVEKANKRTIFKYIHPASMESCQLVMGLTELEKGSVWNTMPPHTHERRTEIYMYFDLGDDLLFHFMGAPEQTRHLVVREGQAVVSPSWSIHAGVGTSNYAFIWGMGGENQEFDDMDGIDLDKIN; this is encoded by the coding sequence ATGGAAATCAGATACTTAGCGGATCAGGTCCGTTATCAGCAGATGAATAGCCAGGAACTCCGGGAAACATTTCTTATCCAGGATCTATTCGTACAGGACCAGGTATCGCTTTACTATACCGAAACCGACCGCTGTGTTGTGGGCTCAGCGGTTCCGGTCAACCAAGCTCTGCGACTGTCCGTCGGCAAGGAGTTGGCCTCCGATTACTTTGCCGAGCGGCGGGAAGTGGGGATCATGAATATTGGGGCAACCGGCAGCGTCGTTGCTGACGGAACTGCCTACGAATTGCGGAATCGCGAAGGCCTGTATGTCGGTCGCGGCAGCAAGGAGATTGTCTTTCATAGCGCCTCTGCTGAGCAGCCGGCGAAGTTCTATCTGCTCAGCTATCCAGCCCATAAAGCCTACCCCACCAAAAAAGTGGGCAAGCAGCAGGCCTCGACCGTGGCGCTCGGGAGCGTGGAAAAGGCGAATAAACGCACCATTTTCAAGTATATCCACCCGGCGAGCATGGAAAGCTGCCAACTGGTCATGGGCCTGACGGAGCTGGAGAAAGGTAGCGTATGGAATACCATGCCTCCCCACACTCATGAACGGCGAACAGAGATTTATATGTACTTCGATCTTGGGGATGATCTCCTGTTTCACTTCATGGGTGCACCGGAGCAAACGAGGCATCTGGTCGTGCGTGAAGGTCAGGCCGTCGTCTCGCCGAGCTGGTCCATTCATGCCGGTGTGGGCACCTCGAATTATGCCTTTATCTGGGGCATGGGCGGCGAGAACCAGGAATTCGATGATATGGACGGCATTGACCTGGATAAAATCAACTAG